In Streptomyces sp. NBC_00878, a single window of DNA contains:
- a CDS encoding slipin family protein — protein MVEELVTAGVALVSVGAVYAMAAARVVKQYERGVVLRLGKLRSGVRGPGFTMIVPFVDRLQKVNMQIVTMPVPGQDGITRDNVTVRVDAVIYFKVVSAADAVIQVEDYRFAVSQMAQTSLRSIIGKSELDDLLSNREKLNQGLELMIDSPAVEWGVSIDRVEIKDVSLPETMKRSMARQAEADRERRARVINADAELQASKKLAEAAGVMSEQPAALQLRLLQTVVAVAAEKNSTLVLPFPVELLRFLERAQQPVQQQPAQQAAPPAPPAPQVGQPSDRTAQTQPSLPEAQQRPIQPQELSAQAQQLLAQWQQSVQEQLPPVETPLDPDFGGSKSGQD, from the coding sequence ATGGTCGAGGAGCTGGTGACGGCGGGAGTGGCCCTCGTGTCCGTCGGAGCGGTGTACGCGATGGCGGCGGCCCGCGTCGTCAAACAGTACGAACGGGGCGTGGTGCTCCGGCTCGGCAAGCTGCGATCCGGGGTGCGTGGTCCGGGATTCACCATGATCGTGCCCTTCGTGGACCGGCTCCAGAAGGTCAACATGCAGATCGTGACGATGCCGGTGCCCGGGCAGGACGGCATCACGCGGGACAACGTCACGGTGCGAGTGGACGCTGTCATCTACTTCAAGGTGGTGTCCGCCGCCGACGCGGTCATCCAGGTCGAGGACTACCGGTTCGCGGTCTCGCAGATGGCGCAGACGTCACTGCGGTCGATCATCGGCAAGAGCGAGCTGGACGATCTGCTCTCCAACCGCGAGAAGCTCAACCAGGGCCTGGAGCTGATGATCGACAGTCCGGCCGTGGAATGGGGTGTCTCCATCGACCGCGTCGAGATCAAGGACGTGTCGCTGCCGGAGACGATGAAGCGGTCCATGGCCCGGCAGGCGGAGGCCGACCGCGAGCGGCGGGCCCGGGTCATCAACGCGGACGCCGAACTGCAGGCCTCCAAGAAGCTGGCGGAGGCCGCCGGAGTGATGTCCGAGCAGCCCGCCGCGCTGCAACTGCGGCTGCTGCAGACGGTGGTGGCGGTCGCGGCCGAGAAGAACTCCACGCTCGTGCTGCCCTTCCCCGTCGAGCTGCTGCGCTTCCTGGAGCGGGCGCAGCAGCCGGTACAGCAACAGCCGGCGCAGCAGGCGGCGCCTCCCGCGCCCCCCGCGCCTCAGGTGGGGCAGCCGTCGGACCGGACGGCTCAGACGCAGCCGTCGTTGCCCGAGGCGCAGCAGCGTCCGATCCAGCCACAGGAGCTGTCGGCGCAGGCGCAACAGCTGTTGGCGCAGTGGCAGCAATCGGTGCAGGAGCAACTTCCGCCCGTCGAGACACCGTTGGATCCGGACTTCGGAGGGTCGAAATCCGGACAGGACTAG
- a CDS encoding S1 family peptidase, whose protein sequence is MKHRRIPKRRVAVAGAGIAALVVAGVTLQSANASEAAPAPELKILSVTAAGKLASTLGKDLGADAAGTYYDAKAKSLVVNVLDKAAAETVESAGAKARIVENSLAELKGARTTLKQDATIPGTAWAVDPATNKVVVTADRTVAGAELTKLTKVVDGLGGTAELKRTKGEFKPFVAGGDAITGDGGRCSLGFNVVKGGEPFFLTAGHCTEGITTWSDPSGTEIGSNADSSFPGNDYGLVKYTADVDHPSEVNLYNGSAQAITGAAEATVGMEVTRSGSTTQVHDGSVTGLDATVNYGNGDIVNGLIQTDVCAEPGDSGGSLFSGSSAIGLTSGGSGDCTSGGETFFQPVTEALSATGTQIG, encoded by the coding sequence TTGAAGCACCGACGCATACCCAAGCGGCGGGTCGCCGTGGCGGGTGCGGGCATCGCCGCACTGGTCGTCGCGGGAGTCACCTTGCAGAGTGCGAACGCGAGTGAGGCCGCGCCCGCTCCCGAACTCAAGATCCTCTCGGTCACGGCGGCCGGAAAGCTCGCCTCGACGCTCGGCAAGGACCTCGGCGCGGACGCGGCGGGAACGTACTACGACGCAAAGGCGAAGAGCCTCGTCGTCAACGTGCTCGACAAGGCCGCGGCCGAAACCGTCGAGTCGGCCGGCGCCAAGGCCAGAATCGTCGAGAACTCCCTCGCCGAGCTGAAGGGCGCCCGTACGACCCTGAAGCAGGACGCGACCATCCCCGGCACCGCATGGGCGGTCGACCCGGCGACCAACAAGGTCGTCGTCACCGCGGACCGTACGGTCGCCGGTGCCGAGCTGACCAAGCTGACCAAGGTCGTCGACGGGCTCGGCGGCACCGCCGAACTCAAGCGCACGAAGGGGGAGTTCAAGCCCTTCGTCGCCGGCGGTGACGCCATCACCGGTGACGGCGGCCGCTGCTCCCTCGGCTTCAACGTGGTCAAGGGCGGCGAGCCGTTCTTCCTCACCGCCGGGCACTGCACCGAGGGGATCACCACCTGGTCCGACCCGTCCGGCACCGAGATCGGCTCGAACGCGGACTCCAGCTTCCCCGGCAACGACTACGGCCTGGTGAAGTACACCGCGGACGTGGACCACCCGAGCGAGGTGAACCTCTACAACGGTTCCGCTCAGGCGATCACGGGTGCGGCCGAGGCGACCGTCGGGATGGAGGTCACCCGCAGCGGGTCCACCACCCAGGTGCACGACGGATCGGTGACCGGACTGGACGCCACCGTGAACTACGGCAACGGCGACATCGTGAACGGGCTCATCCAGACCGACGTCTGCGCCGAGCCCGGTGACAGTGGCGGGTCGCTCTTCTCGGGGAGCAGCGCGATCGGACTCACGTCCGGCGGCAGCGGTGACTGCACCTCCGGCGGGGAGACCTTCTTCCAGCCGGTGACCGAGGCGCTGTCCGCCACGGGTACGCAGATCGGCTGA
- a CDS encoding TetR/AcrR family transcriptional regulator, with translation MVRAGLTPERLTWAGAELADEVGFDQVTVSALARRFDVKVASLYSHLKSSQDLKTRIALFALEELADRAADALAGRAGKDALAAFADAYRDYAREHPGRYAAARLRLDPETAAAGAGVRHAQMTRAILRGYDLTEPDQTHAVRMLGSVFHGYVSLELAGGFSHTAVDSQESWAWTLDSLDALLRNRAVS, from the coding sequence ATGGTTCGAGCGGGACTGACGCCGGAGCGCCTGACCTGGGCGGGAGCGGAACTGGCCGACGAGGTCGGCTTCGACCAGGTGACCGTCTCGGCGCTCGCCCGGCGGTTCGACGTCAAGGTCGCGAGTCTGTACTCGCACCTGAAGAGTTCCCAGGACCTCAAGACCAGGATCGCCCTGTTCGCACTGGAGGAACTCGCCGACCGGGCCGCCGACGCCCTGGCCGGGCGGGCCGGCAAGGATGCCCTGGCCGCCTTCGCGGACGCCTACCGCGACTACGCCCGGGAGCACCCCGGCCGCTACGCCGCCGCCCGCCTCAGGCTCGACCCCGAGACGGCGGCCGCCGGCGCCGGGGTACGGCACGCACAGATGACACGGGCGATCCTGCGCGGCTACGACCTGACGGAGCCGGACCAGACACACGCGGTCCGGATGCTGGGCAGCGTCTTCCACGGCTACGTCAGCCTGGAGCTGGCCGGAGGCTTCAGCCACACCGCCGTCGACTCGCAGGAATCCTGGGCCTGGACCCTGGATTCGCTCGACGCTCTGCTGCGCAACCGGGCTGTGTCCTGA
- a CDS encoding GDSL-type esterase/lipase family protein — MNAEHDWITTPVTADLLRGFLDVESTAHGLLPHRLPARARRQIPDDRLAVAEAQPSGVRLAFRTRATTVELDTLPTKRVYRGFPAPADGVYDLLVDGRLAAQATVAGGNVRTITDMVTQSVELSEGPAGTARFTDLPTGDKDVEIWLPYTEITELIALRTDAPVEPAPDSGRKVWLHHGSSISHGSNAAHPTAIWPVLAAARGGVELVNLGFGGSALLDPFTARAMRDTPADLISLKIGINVVNADAMRLRAFIPAAHGFLDTIREGHPTTPLLVVSPVLCPVQEDTPGPLAPDFDGVTLRFKATGDPAERAAGRLTLTVIREALARIVEQRAADDTNLHYLDGRDLYGEKDYAEFPLPDEIHPDPAGHRRIGENFARLVFGDGGPFAGPV, encoded by the coding sequence ATGAACGCTGAACACGACTGGATCACCACACCTGTCACCGCGGACCTGCTGCGCGGTTTCCTCGACGTGGAATCGACCGCGCACGGCCTGCTGCCGCATCGGCTGCCCGCTCGGGCGCGCCGGCAGATTCCCGACGACCGACTGGCCGTGGCCGAGGCCCAGCCCTCCGGCGTGCGGTTGGCCTTCCGTACCCGGGCCACCACCGTCGAACTGGACACGCTGCCCACCAAACGGGTCTACCGAGGTTTCCCGGCCCCGGCGGACGGCGTGTACGACCTGCTGGTCGACGGCCGTCTCGCTGCCCAGGCCACGGTGGCCGGCGGCAACGTCCGCACGATCACCGACATGGTCACCCAGTCCGTCGAACTGAGTGAAGGACCCGCGGGCACCGCCCGGTTCACCGATCTGCCGACGGGCGACAAAGACGTCGAGATCTGGCTTCCGTACACGGAGATCACCGAGTTGATCGCCCTGCGCACCGATGCCCCGGTCGAGCCGGCGCCGGACAGCGGGCGCAAGGTGTGGCTGCACCACGGCAGTTCCATCAGCCACGGCTCGAACGCCGCCCACCCGACCGCCATCTGGCCGGTCCTGGCCGCGGCCCGGGGCGGCGTGGAGTTGGTCAATCTGGGGTTCGGCGGCAGCGCGCTGCTCGACCCGTTCACCGCCCGTGCGATGCGGGACACCCCCGCGGACCTGATCAGCCTCAAGATCGGCATCAACGTCGTCAACGCCGACGCGATGCGCCTGCGCGCCTTCATCCCCGCGGCCCACGGCTTCCTCGACACCATCCGCGAGGGGCATCCGACCACGCCGCTGCTGGTCGTGTCCCCCGTCCTGTGCCCGGTCCAGGAGGACACTCCCGGTCCCCTCGCGCCCGACTTCGACGGCGTGACCCTGCGGTTCAAGGCCACGGGCGATCCAGCCGAACGCGCCGCCGGGCGCCTGACGCTCACCGTCATCCGCGAGGCCCTCGCCCGGATCGTCGAACAGCGCGCGGCTGACGACACGAACCTGCACTACCTCGACGGCCGTGACCTCTACGGCGAGAAGGACTACGCCGAATTCCCGCTGCCCGACGAGATCCACCCCGATCCGGCAGGACACCGCCGCATCGGCGAGAACTTCGCACGGCTCGTGTTCGGCGACGGGGGCCCGTTCGCCGGGCCGGTCTAG
- a CDS encoding 2-phosphosulfolactate phosphatase produces MDHHFVGIPELTGVPRVAVVIDVMRAFTVAAWGFSRGVERIVLASTESEALALKESHSGWLALKDGPPAAGFDAVNSPGLLRSRDFAGRTLVQKTTAGTVGALAVANAPLVLCASFVVAGPTARFLRTFPQTKDSGPVTFVVTGEGGQAEEDLACAEYIAQRMAGGDVEAAPYLHRARTSRAAADLAGGLRSGYHPDDVDLCLEIDRFSFAMVARQEESLTVLRPVPSWPVASRSVAGSGKDPGSP; encoded by the coding sequence ATGGACCATCACTTCGTTGGCATCCCGGAGTTGACCGGCGTTCCCCGTGTCGCAGTCGTCATCGACGTCATGCGCGCCTTCACCGTGGCTGCCTGGGGCTTCTCGCGTGGCGTCGAGAGGATCGTCCTGGCCTCGACGGAGAGTGAGGCACTTGCCTTGAAGGAGAGTCACTCGGGTTGGCTGGCTCTGAAGGACGGACCTCCGGCAGCGGGCTTCGACGCGGTGAACTCACCCGGCTTGCTCAGGTCACGCGATTTCGCCGGCCGCACGCTGGTGCAGAAGACGACGGCAGGAACCGTGGGCGCGCTGGCCGTCGCGAACGCGCCGCTGGTCCTGTGCGCGAGCTTCGTGGTGGCCGGCCCGACCGCGCGGTTCCTGCGGACGTTCCCGCAGACCAAGGATTCCGGTCCGGTGACGTTCGTTGTCACCGGCGAGGGAGGCCAGGCCGAAGAGGACCTGGCCTGCGCTGAATACATTGCTCAACGCATGGCCGGGGGTGATGTCGAGGCGGCCCCGTATCTCCACCGCGCGAGGACTTCTCGTGCCGCGGCAGACCTGGCCGGTGGGCTGCGGAGCGGATACCACCCGGACGATGTCGATCTCTGCCTGGAAATCGACAGGTTCTCCTTTGCGATGGTGGCTCGCCAGGAAGAGTCTCTGACGGTGCTCCGTCCCGTCCCGTCCTGGCCCGTCGCGTCCCGTTCCGTCGCGGGCAGCGGGAAGGACCCGGGGTCTCCTTGA
- a CDS encoding SDR family oxidoreductase: MILVTGATGNIGRALLRELQACGAGPLRGLTRDAARATFPQNVEAVEGDFAEPESLKPALEGVRSLFLVSRLGSDADILDAAQAAGVEHVVLVSSITAQTHPHLGPAKENLAVERLLKESGMAWTILRPTQFASNALMWAASIRDREAVRAPYADTGLPTIHPADIASVARAALTEPGHQGRTYALTGPEPVTARQQVEAIAAALGRDVPFMEISRQEAHARMAAVFGDEAADAVLDVTGGDVNDELLAVRDTVSRVTGSPARPFQQWAAENAGIFR, encoded by the coding sequence GTGATCCTCGTGACCGGAGCCACCGGAAACATAGGACGTGCCCTGCTGAGGGAGTTGCAGGCATGCGGCGCGGGGCCGCTGAGAGGGCTCACCCGTGATGCCGCACGGGCCACATTCCCTCAAAACGTCGAGGCCGTTGAGGGCGATTTCGCGGAGCCGGAGTCATTGAAGCCCGCTCTGGAGGGGGTGCGTTCGCTGTTCCTCGTGTCGCGTCTGGGTTCGGATGCCGACATCCTCGACGCCGCCCAAGCGGCGGGTGTGGAGCATGTGGTGCTGGTGTCGTCCATCACCGCCCAGACCCATCCGCACCTGGGGCCCGCAAAGGAAAACCTGGCGGTCGAGCGGCTGCTCAAGGAAAGCGGTATGGCCTGGACGATTCTGCGGCCGACTCAGTTCGCCTCGAACGCTCTGATGTGGGCCGCGTCGATCCGTGACCGTGAGGCGGTCCGTGCGCCGTATGCGGACACCGGGCTGCCCACGATCCACCCCGCCGACATCGCGTCGGTGGCGCGGGCGGCTCTGACCGAGCCTGGCCACCAGGGGCGGACGTATGCCCTGACCGGTCCGGAGCCGGTGACCGCCCGGCAGCAGGTCGAGGCCATCGCGGCAGCACTCGGGCGGGATGTGCCCTTCATGGAGATCAGCCGGCAGGAGGCTCACGCTCGGATGGCCGCGGTCTTCGGGGACGAGGCCGCGGATGCCGTGCTCGATGTCACGGGCGGAGACGTCAACGACGAGCTGCTGGCGGTGCGCGACACGGTGTCACGGGTCACCGGCTCCCCGGCCAGACCGTTCCAGCAGTGGGCTGCGGAGAATGCCGGCATCTTCCGCTGA
- a CDS encoding dienelactone hydrolase family protein — protein sequence MQFTSEQRLDDGVLEREFTLGEIPGTLWTPESPAPAPLILMAHNNGLPKSQARLVARGRHTAAYGYAVATIDAAGCGERPRSAADEQTRADLRRAMQAGEPADEIFESLVGPLVENAVPEWRTTLDALLALPEIGGPVGYSGWMALGIRLAVVEPRIAVAGFFAGGFVPRAQREEARQVTTPLLMLLQWDDEGNPRQRALDLFDAFGTKEKTLHANMGGHTGTPWFEGEDANRFFGRHLK from the coding sequence ATGCAATTCACTTCCGAGCAGCGCCTCGACGACGGCGTCCTCGAACGCGAATTCACCCTCGGCGAGATCCCCGGCACCCTGTGGACGCCTGAGTCTCCCGCGCCGGCCCCGCTGATCCTGATGGCCCACAACAACGGCCTGCCCAAGAGCCAAGCCCGGCTGGTGGCCCGGGGGCGGCACACAGCGGCGTACGGCTACGCGGTGGCCACCATCGACGCCGCCGGGTGCGGTGAGCGGCCCCGTTCCGCCGCCGACGAGCAGACCCGCGCCGACCTCCGCCGGGCGATGCAGGCCGGCGAGCCGGCAGATGAGATCTTCGAGTCCCTCGTCGGCCCGCTGGTCGAAAACGCGGTCCCGGAATGGCGGACCACTCTGGACGCCCTCCTTGCGCTGCCCGAGATCGGCGGCCCGGTCGGGTACTCGGGGTGGATGGCTCTCGGCATCCGACTCGCGGTGGTCGAGCCGCGCATCGCCGTCGCCGGGTTCTTCGCCGGGGGTTTCGTGCCCCGCGCCCAGCGCGAGGAGGCCCGGCAGGTCACCACTCCGCTGCTGATGCTGCTGCAGTGGGACGACGAAGGGAATCCCCGGCAGCGGGCCCTGGACCTCTTCGACGCCTTCGGTACCAAGGAGAAGACGCTGCACGCCAATATGGGCGGGCACACCGGCACCCCGTGGTTCGAGGGGGAGGACGCGAACCGGTTCTTCGGCCGGCACCTGAAGTAA
- a CDS encoding M15 family metallopeptidase, with translation MNEIVLMSDPKIAAIPVTDCGEPLVDVRLGGSLAVDSRRVDESGAFAHLREGVLTRLLKAQRLLPDGIRLLFIEGYRPPALQRHYFERYANELQADNPSWSPTQLRDAASRYVSPPEIAPHSAGAAVDLTLISAAGRELDMGTRVNANPEESDGACYMDAGNVSSEARANRRVLGDALTAVGLVNYPTEWWHWSYGDRYWALATEGDSAMYGPRELG, from the coding sequence ATGAACGAGATCGTGCTGATGTCAGATCCAAAGATCGCGGCGATCCCTGTAACCGACTGCGGTGAACCGCTCGTTGACGTCCGGCTTGGGGGATCCCTTGCTGTCGATTCTCGCAGGGTCGATGAATCAGGAGCCTTCGCGCATCTGCGAGAAGGGGTTCTGACCCGTCTTCTCAAGGCTCAGCGGCTGCTCCCGGACGGCATCCGGCTGCTGTTCATCGAGGGCTACCGGCCGCCCGCGCTGCAGCGCCACTACTTCGAGCGCTACGCCAACGAACTGCAGGCCGACAATCCGAGCTGGTCGCCGACGCAGCTTCGCGACGCCGCGAGCCGGTACGTATCTCCGCCGGAGATCGCGCCTCACAGCGCCGGTGCCGCGGTTGACCTCACCCTCATCTCCGCCGCCGGGCGGGAACTCGACATGGGAACTCGGGTGAACGCCAACCCGGAGGAGAGCGACGGCGCTTGTTACATGGACGCCGGTAACGTCAGCTCCGAAGCGCGGGCCAACCGGCGGGTGCTCGGTGACGCACTGACCGCTGTGGGCCTGGTCAACTACCCCACCGAGTGGTGGCACTGGTCCTACGGCGACCGATACTGGGCCCTTGCCACCGAAGGCGACAGCGCGATGTATGGGCCTCGGGAACTCGGTTGA